A genomic region of Pseudopipra pipra isolate bDixPip1 chromosome W, bDixPip1.hap1, whole genome shotgun sequence contains the following coding sequences:
- the LOC135404555 gene encoding B-cell antigen receptor complex-associated protein alpha chain-like gives MDGRGPQPFPPGEILGGRGLPGHWAASPVFGASAGTVGGWRGLPKLGGLSQTGGSQDPCLSSSCSSQAPSAPRPPPKAAPRARPPPCLPPRSPPRRRPPVTVTTGSPPSPSCSPAPPRGWLRVWGGPPSRERRVGTPLTLECHFRGPPDTALTWLQACPPGLGEVPRSCPWPQEVVATRGGRRMDRVVQEGGGSSTLTFPKLSHNDSGLFFCRVESGGETAQSCGTFVRVLEPVPAPFLALRESTKNRILTAQGVLLLLCSAGPGLLLLLRKRWANEQLLHPEKTTCEEENLYEGLNLDECSMYEDISRGVQPTYQDVGTLPGDSQLEKP, from the exons ATGGATGGGCGTggcccccagcccttccccccgGGGGAAATTTTGGGTGGGCGTGGCCTCCCGGGTCACTGGGCTGCATCTCCTGTTTTTGGGGCCTCGGCGGGGACagtggggggatggagggggctcCCCAAACTCGGAGGCCTCTCCCAAACTGGGGGGTCACAAGACCCCTGCTTATCCTCATCCTGCTCCTCGCAG gctcccagtgctcccagacCCCCCCCGAAGGCTGCGCCTCGTGCCcgaccccctccctgcctccccccccggagccccccgagACGCCGACCCCCCGTGACCGTGACCACCGGGAGCCCCCCgagcccctcctgctccccggccccgccccgggggtGGCTCCGGGTGTGGGGGGGGCCCCCCTCCCGCGAGAGGCGTGTGGGGACCCCCCTGACCCTCGAGTGCCACTTCCGAGGCCCCCCCGACACCGCCCTGACCTGGCTCCAGGCGTGTCCCCCCGGGCTCGGGGAGGTCCCCCGGAGCTGCCCCTGGCCCCAGGAGGTGGTGGCCACCCGGGGGGGCCGCCGGATGGACCGGGTGGTgcaggaaggggggggaagcTCCACCCTGACCTTCCCCAAACTGTCCCACAACGACTCCGGGCTCTTCTTCTGCCGCGTGGAGTCCGGGGGGGAGACGGCCCAGAGCTGCGGCACCTTCGTCAGGGTCCTCG AGCCGGTTCCCGCCCCATTCCTGGCGCTGAGGGAGAGCACCAAGAACCGGATCCTGACGGCGCagggggtgctgctgctgctctgctcggccgggccggggctgctgctgctgctcagg AAGCGCTGGGCCAACGAGCAGCTGCTGCACCCCGAAAAAACCACATGCGAGGAGGAAAACCTCTACGAG GGGCTGAACCTGGACGAGTGTTCAATGTACGAGGACATTTCCCGGGGGGTCCAACCCACCTACCAGGACGTGGGGACCCTCCCCGGAGACTCCCAGCTTGAAAAGCCCTGA
- the LOC135404554 gene encoding olfactory receptor 14A16-like, translating to MSNSSSMPQFLLLAFADRRELQLLHFWLFLAISLAALLANGLILSAVACDHHLHTPMGFFLLNFSLTDLGCICTTVPKAMHNSLWDTTTISYKGCAAQLFLLVFFLGAEFSLLTIMCYDRYVAICKPLHYGTLLGSRACAHMAAAAWATGFLIALLHTANTFSLPLCQGNALGQFFCEIPHILKLSCSHSGYLRELGLIMVTACLIFGCFAFIVFSYGQIFRSVLRIPSQQGRHKAFSTCLPHLAVVSLFSSTLFFAYLKPPSISSLSLDLLLSVLYSVVSPTLNPFIYSLRNQELKDTLRKIITGCFSKAINSPSSACYLPH from the coding sequence atgtccaacagcagctccatgccccagttcctcctcctggcatttgcagacaggcgggagctgcagctcctgcacttctggctcttcctggccatctccctggctgccctcctggccaacggcctcatcctcagcgccgtagcctgtgaccaccacctgcacacccccatgggcttcttcctgctcaacttctccctcacagacctgggctgcatctgcaccactgtccccaaagccatgcacaattccctctgggacaccacaaccatctcctacaagggatgtgctgcacagctctttctgcttgtcttctttcttggagcagagttttccctcctcaccatcatgtgctacgaccgctacgttgccatctgcaaacccctgcactacgggaccctcctgggcagcagagcttgtgcccacatggcagcagccgcctgggccactggctttctcattgctctgctgcacacagccaatacattttccctgcccctgtgccagggcaatgccctgggccagttcttctgtgaaatcccacacatcctcaagctctcctgctcacactcaggctacctcagagAACTTGGGCTCATTATGGTTACTGCCTGTTTAATATTTGGGTGTTTTGctttcattgtgttctcctatggGCAGATCTTCAGgtctgtgctgaggatcccctctcagcagggacggcacaaagccttttccacgtgcctccctcacctggccgtggtctctcTGTTTAGCAGCACCTTATtctttgcctacctgaagcctccctccatctcctccctaTCCCTGGATCTTcttctgtcagttctgtactcagtggtgtctccaacactgaaccccttcatctacagcctgaggaaccaggagctcaaggataCCCTGAGGAAAAtcataactgggtgtttttcaaaagcaataaactctccttcttctgcatgctATCTTCCTCATTAA